The following is a genomic window from Candidatus Methylomirabilota bacterium.
ACATCCGCCGGTTCAGCCTGGTCCGCCCGCGGCTGGACTGGAGCGGCTACCTGCGCGAGCGGCACGAGCGGGCGCGGCTCGGCCCCGAGCAGACCGCGGCCATCCGGTGGCTCGCGGCACAGCCGGGCGGGCCCGCGAAGGTGGCGGTCCTCTCCGAGGACTGGTCGTCGGACTGCCGTCGCGACGTGCCCTACCTGGCCCGGCTCGCCGAGGCCGGCGGCCTCGAGCTGCGCATCTTCGCCCGCGACGGCGAGACGATGCTCATGCAGGGGCTGCCCGATCCGGCCGCGGGGGGCAACGCCGACCTCGTGGTGGAGTACGCGAACGAGAAAAACGGCCAGCGATGGGCCTCGGTCCCGGTCGCGGTCTTCTTCACGCGGGACTTCGCGGAGCTGTACC
Proteins encoded in this region:
- a CDS encoding thioredoxin family protein, which gives rise to MTPERFARGMTFDEYVGFCGSPANLARPGFDIRRFSLVRPRLDWSGYLRERHERARLGPEQTAAIRWLAAQPGGPAKVAVLSEDWSSDCRRDVPYLARLAEAGGLELRIFARDGETMLMQGLPDPAAGGNADLVVEYANEKNGQRWASVPVAVFFTRDFAELYRYVEYPAIYRKERIIGHLRAARAGETEEQAKARGGRDIGALLDSPFYDVWAQAGIAEILSALHERVVVAPARG